A region of Drosophila suzukii chromosome 2L, CBGP_Dsuzu_IsoJpt1.0, whole genome shotgun sequence DNA encodes the following proteins:
- the Mgat3 gene encoding beta-1,4-mannosyl-glycoprotein 4-beta-N-acetylglucosaminyltransferase: MVRSASLAAHSLSAGAGVGRLAITKKLVLWSVLVLQVGFIGCIWLLQMSRGQESQQRSALEQSGARVNFVASDEAGKTPLETIPRVDGTRCPRQHENVNRYDRDFYQMKPDRLNESHLPDYNVPAYVDAEMGLTPALWCYREGTINESLRLNDMDYLMAPPQCRCESGWHGRDCGQPEIIWRALMTSNRASKRGGSTPLQLVEASSTSLHRLFYMLELGVWDHLSLELLELQIRALIEVVDYFLIYYVSNGSKERSLENMLGSRTAYTLHHCSSETNCSSSMAYSHFRRQLWQQCGVQMQAQDLLLHGDSGTVYAPAALKFLKYYAKDVLPLKFRLKYNVYGFYWQHPKKTLLNGVISSLGHLHSAQLDAHRLHRLASSTLGDLNHYGGWNCELCQSPEQIVLLLQSSSQQKLPVKLPNDTRNAHIDANYMQQLIANGIHIDGTTQLLRLREQSEKYFAPEEALLHSSQYGQLLVNLYDVDVLEDLQEEE, from the coding sequence ATGGTGAGGAGCGCAAGCCTGGCAGCCCACTCCTTGTCAGCTGGAGCCGGCGTCGGCCGCCTGGCAATAACCAAGAAGCTGGTTCTGTGGTCAGTGCTGGTGCTGCAGGTGGGCTTCATCGGCTGCATCTGGCTGCTGCAGATGAGCCGCGGCCAGGAGTCCCAGCAGCGGAGTGCCCTGGAGCAGAGCGGAGCGCGGGTGAACTTCGTGGCCAGCGATGAAGCTGGAAAGACCCCCTTGGAGACGATCCCCCGTGTGGACGGAACCCGGTGTCCCCGGCAACACGAAAATGTCAACCGCTACGACAGGGACTTTTACCAAATGAAACCGGACAGACTGAACGAATCCCACCTGCCCGACTACAACGTGCCTGCCTATGTGGACGCGGAGATGGGGTTGACCCCCGCGCTTTGGTGCTATCGCGAGGGCACCATAAACGAAAGTCTGCGGCTCAACGATATGGACTACCTGATGGCCCCGCCGCAGTGCAGATGTGAAAGTGGTTGGCACGGAAGGGATTGCGGCCAGCCGGAGATTATCTGGCGAGCTCTGATGACGTCCAACCGGGCCAGTAAACGAGGCGGGAGCACACCGCTTCAACTGGTCGAGGCCAGTTCCACTTCCCTGCACCGTCTGTTCTATATGCTGGAACTGGGAGTCTGGGACCATCTTAGTCTTGAGCTCTTGGAGCTGCAAATTCGAGCTCTTATAGAAGTGGTGGACTACTTCCTCATATACTACGTAAGCAACGGCAGCAAGGAGCGCAGTCTGGAGAACATGCTGGGCAGCAGAACTGCATACACGCTGCATCACTGCTCTTCCGAGACCAACTGTAGCAGCTCCATGGCCTACAGCCATTTCAGGCGCCAGCTGTGGCAGCAATGTGGCGTTCAAATGCAGGCTCAGGATCTACTGCTGCACGGGGACAGTGGAACAGTCTACGCCCCTGCGGCTCTGAAGTTTCTCAAGTACTATGCAAAGGACGTGCTACCGCTGAAGTTCCGTTTGAAGTACAACGTGTACGGATTCTACTGGCAGCACCCAAAGAAGACTCTGCTGAATGGGGTGATAAGTTCCTTGGGGCACCTGCACAGTGCCCAACTGGACGCCCACCGACTGCACCGGCTGGCGAGTAGCACATTGGGCGACCTCAATCACTACGGCGGGTGGAACTGCGAGCTGTGTCAGTCTCCCGAGCAGATTGTGCTTCTATTGCAGAGTTCTAGCCAGCAAAAGCTTCCAGTGAAGCTGCCCAACGATACCCGAAATGCGCACATCGATGCCAACTACATGCAGCAACTGATAGCCAATGGAATTCACATCGATGGTACCACCCAGCTCCTCCGCTTGCGGGAGCAGAGCGAGAAGTATTTCGCTCCGGAGGAGGCACTCCTGCACAGCAGCCAGTACGGCCAGCTCTTGGTTAATCTGTACGATGTAGACGTCCTAGAGGATTTGCAGGAGGAGGAATAA
- the Rsph1 gene encoding radial spoke head 1 homolog → MATTDLSEEDLSAPEEEEDLGPNIGLYIGGRNAAGQRHGRGWAILPNGDQYDGNYRKGRRHGIGLYVFKDGSRYYGQYRCGKRCGRGIFIYPDGSVYEGNWRKHLKHGKGRYNYVNGDTYSGDWFKGQRHGVGIYRFNNGTDACCLSVRMKATWNSNMRTGPFELYIGNEDNCTILHGIWDSLYPSGPAVFSFNNRYMLLGYFLPANYNFRTIGNDDQMEDIEEQLDDEQGTESTMAPTLWFAQEIAVYDFSLLPQEPVPLAVSDSELSVCSLSTVPSIRSEEKISWYGEGEEAEGEEGGEMECFPCECDLTDLSEVETESEVCKIDANPCCIEILKQPECPNP, encoded by the exons ATGGCCACAACGGATTTGTCGGAGGAGGATCTATCGGCGCCCGAAGAGGAGGAGGATTTGGGTCCCAACATAGGC CTCTATATAGGCGGTCGTAATGCGGCAGGACAAAGACACGGCAGAGGTTGGGCTATCCTGCCCAATGGCGATCAGTATGATGGGAACTACCGGAAGGGCCGCCGCCACGGAATCGGGCTTTACGTGTTCAAGGACGGATCAAGGTACTACGGGCAGTACCGCTGTGGCAAGcggtgtgggcgtggcatcttcATCTATCCGGATGGATCTGTGTACGAGGGCAACTGGCGCAAACACTTAAAGCACGGCAAGGGGCGGTACAACTACGTGAATGGGGACACCTATTCAGGCGACTGGTTCAAGGGTCAACGACATGGGGTGGGAATCTATCGCTTTAATAATGGCACGGATGCCTGTTGCTTATCCGTAAGAATGAAGGCCACCTGGAACAGCAACATGCGAACGGGTCCCTTCGAGCTGTACATCGGGAACGAAGACAACTGCACCATTCTACACGGAATTTGGGACTCATTATATCCGAGTGGACCGGCCGTGTTCAGTTTTAACAACCGGTACATGCTGCTGGGCTATTTCCTGCCCGCAAACTACAACTTTAGGACGATCGGCAACGATGATCAGATGGAGGACATTGAGGAGCAGTTGGACGACGAGCAGGGCACCGAATCGACCATGGCGCCCACTCTGTGGTTCGCCCAGGAGATCGCTGTCTACGACTTCTCACTGCTGCCACAGGAGCCGGTTCCTCTGGCCGTTTCCGACTCGGAGCTGTCCGTCTGCTCGCTATCCACTGTGCCGAGCATCCGCAGCGAGGAGAAGATAAGTTGGTACGGGGAGGGTGAAGAGGCCGAAGGCGAGGAGGGTGGCGAGATGGAATGCTTCCCCTGTGAGTGCGATCTCACTGATCTCAGCGAGGTGGAGACGGAGAGCGAGGTGTGCAAGATCGACGCCAATCCATGTTGTATCGAAATCCTCAAGCAGCCAGAGTGCCCGAATCCTTAG
- the LOC108011958 gene encoding immunoglobulin domain and leucine-rich repeat-containing protein 2 has translation MEAISKIPLILCALFVVVNAAVAISGDSTYCQATYSSAEALLAQTPQQHRPQTRPRTRIWQEQEFSLLGYKFHLPFVGHAVDSDLDDSDSDEGLWLDGLDAGSESVEVEEHELSAIGEVDPKANVFKLKCEHVGLWQVNQEILSPRSSLINYHQLMLVHVPADISNPLKLPQNESVREFSWQDSNLKDEPLRELFTRQPHCFEYMERLNLVENHLECLHWVVPQVTRRLKVLKMSGNRLSNCRLVNLQHMKQLEELYLDRNEISSLPQRFLGELSELRMLNLSQNLLTELPRDIFVGALKLERLYLSGNRLSVLPFQLFQTARDLQVLDLSDNRLLSFPDNFFARNGQLRQLHLQRNQLKSIGKHSLYSLRELRQLDLSQNSLTIIDRKAFESLDQLLALNVSGNNLTLLSSIIFQSLHALRQLDLSRNQFKQLPSGLFQRQRSLVLLRIDDTPIEQFSNWISRYDESLVDPQVLHRLRYLSLQQNRQLTRLPATLFANTPNIRELLLAENGLLQLPTQISGLSRLQRLSVRGNSLGSLPEGIKELRQLHYLNILGNEYQCDCSMYWLTAWLANTSTSLRHLPPQAQTNNASPSQTPLDSYESIDTQIDALKCQYGYPGDMLRVLSNLNCSVPSVVQFSEPKMHKLLSTAKLECQISGSPVPDIIWVTPRFKILRHHADPDKRPIIIDSKEEAHQPPSAKELAALMDESYIQSLNLTRQQNLVGQRVVLVENGSLLVHNISRIDSGMYTCYAFNVMGKASAVLRLYIDPIVFYRVKIGSILFGTALATAFLLLTLMVQGLRSCLSRWGICNRFYCCVNRNKKSPRPRQIYAMLDSIETYKSLQLERLRENYAQQVHRIRENCAQQVEWIQSSYTSQAKHIREFRDIGSNHLTTLKDQYYDQVKKVRDYSTGQLSWVRENYVFQRNKIRKFSAHQVLRLREGYKYQQQTLNKVLENLPSFYFENCRGRCEEDLAEDLDCYFKGQMDFAGSKELHIQKIKARLSANYSASKASIYYTPPDVDMLHSSQLNLQTSPIHINYIDENLDQQKQLEHDFKMEPQLLLYNAPLLYLNPEGASSSGHAAAVAAAVALSQCISVEDNNQEQEMQPLRKPCGIQEELPKLKDANEVKNSKSCPAIYKVSKQQDGSTLHELQKEGEAPYQMLRLNPVETTSPTSTVGPAMPAKIEKLNIILDECGNGTSSETPPSESSCESNSLDASCSDVCQYSSKMANASPSSPPPKAAPAST, from the exons ATGGAAGCAATATCGAAGATTCCCCTGATATTGTGTGCCTTGTTCGTCGTGGTCAACGCCGCAGTGGCCATTAGTGGCGACAGTACATACTGTCAGGCCACATACAGTAGCGCTGAGGCGTTACTAGCCCAAACCCCTCAGCAGCATCGTCCGCAGACCAGGCCCAGGACCAGGATCTGGCAGGAGCAAGAGTTCTCCTTGCTGGGCTACAAGTTCCACCTGCCGTTCGTGGGACATGCAGTGGACTCGGATCTAGATGATAGTGACAGTGATGAGGGTCTGTGGCTGGACGGCCTGGACGCCGGATCGGAGAGCGTGGAGGTAGAAGAGCATGAACTCTCTGCGATTGGTGAAGTGGATCCCAAGGCCAATGTGTTCAAGCTGAAGTGCGAGCATGTGGGCCTGTGGCAAGTGAACCAGGAGATTCTCTCTCCGCGGAGTTCGCTCATCAACTACCACCAGCTGATGCTGGTCCATGTGCCTGCGGATATTAGTAATCCCCTGAAGCTGCCGCAGAACGAGAGCGTCAGAGAGTTCTCCTGGCAGGACAGTAACCTAAAAGATGAGCCTCTCAGGGAGCTCTTCACTCGCCAACCGCACTGCTTCGAGTACATGGAAAGGCTGAATCTTGTTGAGAACCACTTAGAGTGTCTCCATTGGGTCGTTCCGCAGGTCACGCGTCGCCTGAAAGTACTTAAAATGAGTGGTAATCGGCTGTCCAACTGCAGACTTGTGAACTTGCAGCACATGAAGCAACTGGAGGAGCTGTACTTGGACAGGAATGAGATAAGCTCCTTACCGCAGCGCTTCCTGGGCGAGCTCAGCGAACTGCGCATGCTGAATCTCAGCCAGAATTTGCTGACAGAGCTTCCTCGGGACATATTTGTAGGAGCCCTTAAGTTGGAGCGGCTCTATCTCTCCGGAAACCGGTTGAGCGTCCTGCCATTCCAGCTTTTCCAAACAGCACGCGACCTTCAAGTGTTGGACCTCAGCGATAACCGCCTGCTCTCCTTTCCGGACAACTTTTTTGCCCGCAACGGGCAGCTCCGTCAGCTGCACTTGCAACGAAATCAGCTTAAGTCCATCGGCAAGCACAGTCTGTACAGTCTGCGCGAACTGCGGCAGTTGGACCTTAGCCAGAACTCTCTGACCATCATCGATCGCAAGGCTTTCGAGTCCTTGGACCAGTTGCTGGCGCTGAACGTATCCGGCAACAACCTGACCCTGCTGTCTTCCATCATCTTCCAGTCGCTGCATGCCCTCAGGCAGTTGGATCTCAGTCGGAATCAGTTCAAGCAACTACCTAGCGGATTGTTTCAGAGGCAGCGCTCTCTGGTGTTGCTACGCATCGATGATACGCCCATTGAGCAATTTTCCAACTGGATTTCGCGTTATGATGAGTCGCTTGTGGACCCGCAGGTTCTTCATCGCTTGCGTTACCTTTCCTTGCAGCAGAACAGGCAACTAACTCGGTTACCCGCCACACTGTTCGCCAATACTCCCAATATAAGGGAGCTGCTGCTAGCAGAAAATGGATTGCTTCAGCTGCCCACCCAGATCTCAGGGCTGTCACGACTGCAGCGACTCAGTGTCCGTGGGAATAGCTTGGGATCGTTGCCAGAAGGCATCAAGGAGCTCAGACAGCTGCACTACCTCAATATCTTGGGAAACGAGTATCAGTGCGACTGCAGCATGTATTGGCTGACCGCCTGGCTGGCTAATACCAGCACTAGCCTGCGCCATTTGCCGCCCCAGGCACAGACTAACAATGCTAGTCCCAGCCAGACTCCGCTTGACTCGTACGAGAGCATCGACACTCAGATCGATGCACTGAAGTGTCAGTACGGCTATCCCGGCGATATGCTTCGCGTGCTGAGCAATCTCAACTGCTCGGTGCCCTCGGTGGTGCAGTTCTCAGAGCCCAAGATGCACAAGCTTCTCTCCACGGCCAAGCTGGAGTGCCAAATTTCTGGCAGTCCAGTGCCAGACATCATATGG GTTACTCCCCGCTTTAAAATTTTGCGGCACCATGCTGATCCTGACAAGCGGCCGATTATAATCGATAGTAAGGAGGAAGCTCACCAGCCACCGAGCGCGAAGGAGCTGGCTGCCCTGATGGACGAGAGTTACATCCAGTCCCTGAACTTGACACGTCAGCAGAACTTAGTGGGTCAGCGTGTGGTACTGGTGGAGAACGGATCGCTGCTGGTGCACAATATTTCCAGAATTGACAGTGGCATGTACACATGTTATGCCTTCAATGTGATGGGCAAGGCCTCGGCAGTATTACG ACTGTACATCGATCCTATTGTGTTCTACCGGGTGAAGATCGGCAGCATACTGTTTGGCACGGCTTTGGCTACAGCATTCCTGCTACTAACCCTGATGGTACAGGGACTGAGAAGCTGCTTGTCACGCTGGGGAATATGCAATCGCTTCTACTGCTGCGTCAATCGAAACAAGAAGTCCCCGCGGCCACGTCAAATATACGCCATGCTAGACAGCATTGAAACCTACAAAAGTCTGCAGCTGGAGAGACTGCGCGAAAACTACGCCCAGCAAGTGCACCGCATCCGGGAGAATTGCGCCCAGCAGGTGGAATGGATTCAGAGCAGTTACACCAGCCAGGCCAAGCACATCCGAGAGTTCCGCGATATAGGCTCTAATCATCTTACTACGCTGAAGGACCAATACTATGATCAGGTAAAGAAGGTGCGCGACTACTCAACTGGCCAGTTGAGCTGGGTGCGAGAAAACTATGTCTTCCAAAGGAACAAAATCCGGAAGTTTAGTGCCCACCAGGTGCTGCGCCTCAGGGAAGGATACAAATACCAACAGCAGACTCTAAACAAGGTGCTGGAAAACCTGCCCAGTTTCTACTTTGAGAATTGTCGCGGACGATGTGAGGAAGACCTTGCCGAGG ACTTAGACTGCTATTTCAAAGGCCAAATGGACTTTGCTGGCTCCAAGGAGCTGCacatacaaaaaattaaagcGCGCCTCTCTGCCAATTACTCAGCCAGCAAGGCGTCGATTTACTATACACCACCAGACGTCGATATGCTGCATAGCTCGCAACTTAATTTGCAGACCTCACCCATCCACATCAACTACATTGATGAGAATCTTGACCAGCAAAAGCAGCTAGAGCACGACTTTAAAATGGAACCTCAGCTACTGCTTTACAATGCCCCGCTTCTCTATCTGAACCCCGAAGGAGCAAGCAGCAGCGGGCATGCGGCGGCCGTGGCGGCAGCAGTTGCTTTGTCTCAGTGCATAAGCGTGGAGGACAATAACCAAGAGCAGGAGATGCAGCCACTAAGAAAGCCCTGTGGTATCCAAGAGGAGCTGCCCAAACTGAAGGACGCGAACGAAGTGAAGAACTCGAAATCTTGCCCGGCCATTTACAAAGTGTCCAAACAGCAAGACGGCAGCACTCTCCATGAGCTGCAAAAGGAGGGCGAAGCCCCCTACCAAATGCTCCGCCTAAATCCTGTGGAGACCACTTCGCCGACATCGACTGTGGGCCCTGCAATGCCGGCGAAGATAGAGAAGCTGAACATAATCCTGGATGAATGTGGCAATGGAACGTCTAGTGAGACTCCCCCATCCGAGTCCAGTTGTGAGTCCAACAGCTTGGACGCCAGTTGCAGTGATGTCTGTCAGTATAGCAGCAAGATGGCAAACGCGTCACCATCATCCCCTCCACCCAAGGCAGCCCCTGCCAGCACCTag
- the LOC108011977 gene encoding uncharacterized protein isoform X1, with protein MAAVGNLHNTRILRFLLVLIVVVLTIFIYATYSTAGGITANRLHSAPSPAQQLIGGHPGRQPMDQVNNTDKEYSPPASGESTAKISSRQSQQQQQQQQQQQPAEIHKKHQQHRLPTIDEDALLDGGSAGASPQVGGAEQTPMAMADELLEEQQYGQSVDGITGNINSSSNNNSSADTLVVKQSIPAQSPQQQQSQAQPVLSDAELLIPTSNLQKFIENADKILKNITTNSSTGNGAAVPATGTDQNTDKGNQPDTAQLNSVDGKLEVSPDSEKQELESKVIQEIKDGKKEAAVPPPKSARPPVPIVKTTKGKSVAKAPVAPVDPSKGVATEKLYEPGHLDEEIDAQRICPRGGEFVKLLVLISSAMSHEAARMSIRQTWMHYGSRRDVGMAFVLGRGTNETLNKALTQENFIYGDLIRGNFIDSYNNLTLKTISTLEWADLHCPKAKYILKTDDDMFINVPKLLTFLDKHKDKRTIYGRLAKKWKPIRNKKSKYYVSVDQFAAGVFPSFTTGPAYVLTGDIVHELYVRSLKTVYLKLEDVFTTGIVAKSLNIKRVQANEFVNRRISFNPCNIRNAISVHMIKSNEQFDLWKKLLDQTTKCK; from the exons ATGGCGGCCGTGGGCAACCTGCATAACACGCGCATCCTGCGCTTTCTTTTAGTCCTAATCGTGGTGGTCCTCACCATTTTCATCTACGCCACATACTCGACGGCGGGAGGCATAACAGCAAACCGTTTGCATTCGGCACCGTCGCCGGCTCAGCAGCTGATTGGTGGTCATCCCGGCCGCCAGCCTATGGACCAAGTAAATAACACTGATAAGGAGTACAGCCCGCCTGCTAGCGGAGAAAGTACGGCCAAGATATCCAGCAGACAGtcgcaacaacagcaacaacaacaacagcagcaacaaccgGCGGAGATCCACAAGAAGCATCAGCAACATCGGCTGCCCACCATCGATGAGGACGCACTGCTCGATGGCGGCTCTGCCGGAGCCAGTCCCCAGGTGGGTGGCGCTGAGCAGACGCCCATGGCCATGGCGGATGAGCTGCTGGAAGAGCAACAATACGGGCAGAGCGTTGATGGCATCACCG GAAACATCAACAGCAGTTCCAACAACAATAGCTCTGCAGACACGTTGGTTGTTAAACAATCGATTCCCGCGCAAtcaccacaacagcaacagtcGCAGGCGCAGCCAGTGCTTTCCGATGCAGAGCTCCTCATACCCACTTCCAATTTGCAAAAGTTTATCGAGAATGCCGATAAGATATTGAAGAACATTACGACGAACAGTAGCACGGGCAACGGAGCTGCCGTCCCGGCAACCGGAACTGACCAAAACACCG ATAAAGGAAATCAACCAGATACGGCACAACTAAATTCGGTGGACGGCAAGCTGGAAGTGTCTCCGGACTCCGAAAAGCAGGAGCTGGAATCTAAGGTGATACAGGAAATcaaggatggaaagaaagaGGCTGCAGTTCCACCACCGAAATCCGCCAGACCACCTGTGCCCATTGTAAAAACGACAAAGGGCAAGAGCGTGGCCAAGGCCCCAGTTGCTCCCGTGGATCCATCAAAGGGAGTGGCGACCGAGAAGCTCTACGAGCCAGGCCACTTGGACGAGGAAATCGATGCGCAGCGCATCTGTCCAAGAGGTGGAGAATTCGTTAAGCTTCTGGTTCTTATTAGCTCCGCGATGTCTCATGAGGCAGCCCGAATGTCCATCCGGCAGACGTGGATGCACTATGGAAGCAGAAGGGATGTGGGCATGGCATTTGTTTTAGGTCGTGGCACTAATGAAACGCTGAACAAGGCTCTTACCCAGGAGAACTTCATCTACGGCGATCTGATTCGGGGTAACTTCATAGACTCGTACAACAACCTCACACTCAAGACCATCTCGACGTTGGAATGGGCAGATCTGCACTGCCCGAAGGCAAAGTACATCCTCAAGACGGACGATGACATGTTCATCAATGTGCCCAAGCTGCTGACCTTCCTCGACAAACACAAGGACAAGCGAACCATATACGGTCGCCTAGCCAAAAAGTGGAAACCGATCCGCAACAAAAAGTCAAAATACTATGTGTCTGTAGACCAGTTTGCGGCGGGAGTGTTTCCTTCCTTCACCACTGGACCGGCTTACGTTCTAACCGGAGACATTGTACACGAGCTGTATGTACGATCGCTGAAGACTGTGTATCTGAAGCTGGAGGATGTGTTTACCACGGGCATCGTGGCGAAGAGCCTGAATATCAAACGGGTACAGGCGAACGAGTTTGTCAACCGGCGCATCTCATTCAACCCGTGCAACATCCGCAACGCTATCAGCGTGCACATGATCAAGTCGAACGAACAATTCGATCTGTGGAAAAAGCTGCTGGACCAGACCACCAAGTgtaaatag
- the LOC108011977 gene encoding uncharacterized protein isoform X2, producing MAAVGNLHNTRILRFLLVLIVVVLTIFIYATYSTAGGITANRLHSAPSPAQQLIGGHPGRQPMDQVNNTDKEYSPPASGESTAKISSRQSQQQQQQQQQQQPAEIHKKHQQHRLPTIDEDALLDGGSAGASPQVGGAEQTPMAMADELLEEQQYGQSVDGITGNINSSSNNNSSADTLVVKQSIPAQSPQQQQSQAQPVLSDAELLIPTSNLQKFIENADKILKNITTNSSTGNGAAVPATGTDQNTGNQPDTAQLNSVDGKLEVSPDSEKQELESKVIQEIKDGKKEAAVPPPKSARPPVPIVKTTKGKSVAKAPVAPVDPSKGVATEKLYEPGHLDEEIDAQRICPRGGEFVKLLVLISSAMSHEAARMSIRQTWMHYGSRRDVGMAFVLGRGTNETLNKALTQENFIYGDLIRGNFIDSYNNLTLKTISTLEWADLHCPKAKYILKTDDDMFINVPKLLTFLDKHKDKRTIYGRLAKKWKPIRNKKSKYYVSVDQFAAGVFPSFTTGPAYVLTGDIVHELYVRSLKTVYLKLEDVFTTGIVAKSLNIKRVQANEFVNRRISFNPCNIRNAISVHMIKSNEQFDLWKKLLDQTTKCK from the exons ATGGCGGCCGTGGGCAACCTGCATAACACGCGCATCCTGCGCTTTCTTTTAGTCCTAATCGTGGTGGTCCTCACCATTTTCATCTACGCCACATACTCGACGGCGGGAGGCATAACAGCAAACCGTTTGCATTCGGCACCGTCGCCGGCTCAGCAGCTGATTGGTGGTCATCCCGGCCGCCAGCCTATGGACCAAGTAAATAACACTGATAAGGAGTACAGCCCGCCTGCTAGCGGAGAAAGTACGGCCAAGATATCCAGCAGACAGtcgcaacaacagcaacaacaacaacagcagcaacaaccgGCGGAGATCCACAAGAAGCATCAGCAACATCGGCTGCCCACCATCGATGAGGACGCACTGCTCGATGGCGGCTCTGCCGGAGCCAGTCCCCAGGTGGGTGGCGCTGAGCAGACGCCCATGGCCATGGCGGATGAGCTGCTGGAAGAGCAACAATACGGGCAGAGCGTTGATGGCATCACCG GAAACATCAACAGCAGTTCCAACAACAATAGCTCTGCAGACACGTTGGTTGTTAAACAATCGATTCCCGCGCAAtcaccacaacagcaacagtcGCAGGCGCAGCCAGTGCTTTCCGATGCAGAGCTCCTCATACCCACTTCCAATTTGCAAAAGTTTATCGAGAATGCCGATAAGATATTGAAGAACATTACGACGAACAGTAGCACGGGCAACGGAGCTGCCGTCCCGGCAACCGGAACTGACCAAAACACCG GAAATCAACCAGATACGGCACAACTAAATTCGGTGGACGGCAAGCTGGAAGTGTCTCCGGACTCCGAAAAGCAGGAGCTGGAATCTAAGGTGATACAGGAAATcaaggatggaaagaaagaGGCTGCAGTTCCACCACCGAAATCCGCCAGACCACCTGTGCCCATTGTAAAAACGACAAAGGGCAAGAGCGTGGCCAAGGCCCCAGTTGCTCCCGTGGATCCATCAAAGGGAGTGGCGACCGAGAAGCTCTACGAGCCAGGCCACTTGGACGAGGAAATCGATGCGCAGCGCATCTGTCCAAGAGGTGGAGAATTCGTTAAGCTTCTGGTTCTTATTAGCTCCGCGATGTCTCATGAGGCAGCCCGAATGTCCATCCGGCAGACGTGGATGCACTATGGAAGCAGAAGGGATGTGGGCATGGCATTTGTTTTAGGTCGTGGCACTAATGAAACGCTGAACAAGGCTCTTACCCAGGAGAACTTCATCTACGGCGATCTGATTCGGGGTAACTTCATAGACTCGTACAACAACCTCACACTCAAGACCATCTCGACGTTGGAATGGGCAGATCTGCACTGCCCGAAGGCAAAGTACATCCTCAAGACGGACGATGACATGTTCATCAATGTGCCCAAGCTGCTGACCTTCCTCGACAAACACAAGGACAAGCGAACCATATACGGTCGCCTAGCCAAAAAGTGGAAACCGATCCGCAACAAAAAGTCAAAATACTATGTGTCTGTAGACCAGTTTGCGGCGGGAGTGTTTCCTTCCTTCACCACTGGACCGGCTTACGTTCTAACCGGAGACATTGTACACGAGCTGTATGTACGATCGCTGAAGACTGTGTATCTGAAGCTGGAGGATGTGTTTACCACGGGCATCGTGGCGAAGAGCCTGAATATCAAACGGGTACAGGCGAACGAGTTTGTCAACCGGCGCATCTCATTCAACCCGTGCAACATCCGCAACGCTATCAGCGTGCACATGATCAAGTCGAACGAACAATTCGATCTGTGGAAAAAGCTGCTGGACCAGACCACCAAGTgtaaatag
- the LOC108011936 gene encoding beta-lactamase-like protein 2 homolog yields the protein MALIPAVTRLTSSVIRILGCNPSPMTLQGTNTYLLGSGRRRILIDTGDEDVPQYIEHLGDVLQQEKASIDTILLTHWHHDHVGGVKSILGTKLADKDCRVFKFGRTDAQDVCPEIPSQIKLHPLAHNQEFATEGASVRVVHTPGHTTDHVVLAMNEGTLFSGDCILGEGTAVFEDLFEYMKSLEKILDIKPQRIFPGHGNVIEEPLGKIEYYISHRNQREQQILQFFVQRPSERWQAMDVVRVVYKETPENLWTAAAYNVNHHLSKLEKEGKLRLCKSEDEEFYVYQPTSAL from the coding sequence ATGGCCCTGATTCCAGCTGTAACCCGACTTACCTCCTCCGTCATCCGGATTCTGGGCTGCAATCCCAGTCCCATGACGCTTCAGGGCACCAACACCTACCTTTTGGGCAGCGGCCGGAGGAGAATCCTAATCGACACCGGCGACGAGGACGTGCCGCAATACATTGAGCACCTGGGAGACGTACTGCAGCAGGAAAAGGCCTCCATCGACACCATTTTGCTGACCCACTGGCACCACGACCATGTCGGCGGTGTCAAGAGCATCCTGGGCACCAAATTGGCCGACAAGGATTGCCGGGTCTTTAAGTTCGGGCGCACGGATGCTCAGGACGTGTGCCCCGAGATCCCGTCGCAAATCAAACTTCATCCACTGGCCCACAACCAGGAATTCGCTACCGAGGGAGCAAGTGTTCGGGTGGTGCACACGCCAGGCCACACCACCGACCACGTCGTGCTGGCCATGAACGAGGGCACGCTCTTCAGCGGGGACTGCATCCTGGGCGAGGGCACCGCTGTTTTCGAAGACCTGTTTGAGTACATGAAGAGCCTGGAGAAGATATTGGACATCAAGCCGCAGCGAATCTTTCCGGGCCATGGCAATGTTATTGAGGAACCACTTGGCAAGATTGAGTACTACATAAGCCATCGCAACCAGCGCGAGCAGCAAATCCTGCAGTTCTTCGTCCAGCGACCCAGTGAGCGCTGGCAGGCGATGGACGTGGTGCGTGTGGTCTACAAGGAGACTCCGGAAAACCTCTGGACCGCTGCCGCCTACAACGTAAACCACCACCTCAGCAAGTTGGAGAAAGAGGGAAAGCTGCGGCTGTGCAAGTCGGAGGATGAAGAATTCTATGTCTACCAGCCAACCAGTGCGCTCTAG